The following are encoded in a window of Strigops habroptila isolate Jane chromosome 9, bStrHab1.2.pri, whole genome shotgun sequence genomic DNA:
- the TNMD gene encoding tenomodulin isoform X3, with product MGGTARDSPEDCCFLDAEASKRRKRTCSRYQVCGLLFSVLLISLILIFFGVKYLRSPAPRKVYDMEHTFFSHGEKKKIVMEIDPLARTETFSSGNGSEEILEIHDFKNGEEITTTYFEQSVVWVPGEKPIQNKEFLKSSKIFDICRNVTIYWIHPTPIAAPELANLEGAEEEDPELLIDNQSWLDGGSEHEVEKDAQPGPKRRSRQLTEEDLPVNDYQSENGLEFHPLWDERGYCCAQCRRANRYCRRVCEPLLGYYPYPYCYQGGRVICRIIMPCNWWIARMLGRV from the exons ATGGGAGGCACGGCTCGGGACAGCCCGGAGGATTGCTGCTTTCTGGAT GCAGAAGCATCCAAGAGGCGAAAGAGGACCTGCAGCAGGTACCAGGTCTGCGGGCTGCTCTTCAGCGTGCTGCTCATCTCTCTTATCCTGATATTCTTTGGTGTCAAATACCTCCGGAGCCCAGCGCCCAGAAAA GTTTATGACATGGAACACACATTCTTCAGCCACGGTGAGAAGAAGAAGATTGTGATGGAGATAGACCCGCTGGCCAGGACAGAGACCTTCAGCAGCGGGAATGGCAGTGAGGAAATCCTGGAGATCCATGACTTCAAAAAC GGAGAAGAAATCACAACCACGTACTTCGAGCAGTCCGTGGTCTGGGTGCCCGGGGAAAAGCCCATCCAGAACAAGGAGTTCCTGAAGAGCTCCAAGATCTTTGACATCTGCAGAAACGTGACCATCTACTGGATCCACCCCACGCCCATAGCAG ctcctgagctgGCCAACCTTGAAGGGGCAGAAGAAGAAGACCCTGAGCTGCTCATAGACAACCAGAGCTGGTTGGACGGGGGGAGCGAACACGAGGTGGAGAAGGATGCGCAGCCAGGGCCCAAGCGTCGCTCACGGCAGCTCACTGAGGAGGACCTGCCTGTCAACGACTAC CAGTCGGAGAACGGGCTGGAATTCCACCCGCTGTGGGATGAGCGCGGCTACTGCTGCGCCCAGTGCCGCCGTGCCAACCGCTACTGCCGGCGGGTCTGCGAGCCCCTCCTCGGCTACTACCCCTACCCCTACTGCTACCAGGGCGGCAGGGTCATCTGCCGCATCATCATGCCCTGCAACTGGTGGATCGCTCGGATGCTGGGCAGGGTGTAG
- the TNMD gene encoding tenomodulin isoform X4 codes for MGGTARDSPEDCCFLDAEASKRRKRTCSRYQVCGLLFSVLLISLILIFFGVKYLRSPAPRKVYDMEHTFFSHGEKKKIVMEIDPLARTETFSSGNGSEEILEIHDFKNGEEITTTYFEQSVVWVPGEKPIQNKEFLKSSKIFDICRNVTIYWIHPTPIAAPELANLEGAEEEDPELLIDNQSWLDGGSEHEVEKDAQPGPKRRSRQLTEEDLPVNDYSENGLEFHPLWDERGYCCAQCRRANRYCRRVCEPLLGYYPYPYCYQGGRVICRIIMPCNWWIARMLGRV; via the exons ATGGGAGGCACGGCTCGGGACAGCCCGGAGGATTGCTGCTTTCTGGAT GCAGAAGCATCCAAGAGGCGAAAGAGGACCTGCAGCAGGTACCAGGTCTGCGGGCTGCTCTTCAGCGTGCTGCTCATCTCTCTTATCCTGATATTCTTTGGTGTCAAATACCTCCGGAGCCCAGCGCCCAGAAAA GTTTATGACATGGAACACACATTCTTCAGCCACGGTGAGAAGAAGAAGATTGTGATGGAGATAGACCCGCTGGCCAGGACAGAGACCTTCAGCAGCGGGAATGGCAGTGAGGAAATCCTGGAGATCCATGACTTCAAAAAC GGAGAAGAAATCACAACCACGTACTTCGAGCAGTCCGTGGTCTGGGTGCCCGGGGAAAAGCCCATCCAGAACAAGGAGTTCCTGAAGAGCTCCAAGATCTTTGACATCTGCAGAAACGTGACCATCTACTGGATCCACCCCACGCCCATAGCAG ctcctgagctgGCCAACCTTGAAGGGGCAGAAGAAGAAGACCCTGAGCTGCTCATAGACAACCAGAGCTGGTTGGACGGGGGGAGCGAACACGAGGTGGAGAAGGATGCGCAGCCAGGGCCCAAGCGTCGCTCACGGCAGCTCACTGAGGAGGACCTGCCTGTCAACGACTAC TCGGAGAACGGGCTGGAATTCCACCCGCTGTGGGATGAGCGCGGCTACTGCTGCGCCCAGTGCCGCCGTGCCAACCGCTACTGCCGGCGGGTCTGCGAGCCCCTCCTCGGCTACTACCCCTACCCCTACTGCTACCAGGGCGGCAGGGTCATCTGCCGCATCATCATGCCCTGCAACTGGTGGATCGCTCGGATGCTGGGCAGGGTGTAG
- the TNMD gene encoding tenomodulin isoform X2 yields MGGTARDSPEDCCFLDAEASKRRKRTCSRYQVCGLLFSVLLISLILIFFGVKYLRSPAPRKVYDMEHTFFSHGEKKKIVMEIDPLARTETFSSGNGSEEILEIHDFKNGITGIFFVGLQKCFIKTQTKVLPETTEAKIPELEGEEITTTYFEQSVVWVPGEKPIQNKEFLKSSKIFDICRNVTIYWIHPTPIAAPELANLEGAEEEDPELLIDNQSWLDGGSEHEVEKDAQPGPKRRSRQLTEEDLPVNDYSENGLEFHPLWDERGYCCAQCRRANRYCRRVCEPLLGYYPYPYCYQGGRVICRIIMPCNWWIARMLGRV; encoded by the exons ATGGGAGGCACGGCTCGGGACAGCCCGGAGGATTGCTGCTTTCTGGAT GCAGAAGCATCCAAGAGGCGAAAGAGGACCTGCAGCAGGTACCAGGTCTGCGGGCTGCTCTTCAGCGTGCTGCTCATCTCTCTTATCCTGATATTCTTTGGTGTCAAATACCTCCGGAGCCCAGCGCCCAGAAAA GTTTATGACATGGAACACACATTCTTCAGCCACGGTGAGAAGAAGAAGATTGTGATGGAGATAGACCCGCTGGCCAGGACAGAGACCTTCAGCAGCGGGAATGGCAGTGAGGAAATCCTGGAGATCCATGACTTCAAAAAC GGAATAACTGGCATCTTCTTTGTGGGACTTCAGAAATGCTTCATCAAAACTCAGACTAAAGTCCTACCTGAGACTACAGAGGCCAAGATCCCGGAGCTTGAG GGAGAAGAAATCACAACCACGTACTTCGAGCAGTCCGTGGTCTGGGTGCCCGGGGAAAAGCCCATCCAGAACAAGGAGTTCCTGAAGAGCTCCAAGATCTTTGACATCTGCAGAAACGTGACCATCTACTGGATCCACCCCACGCCCATAGCAG ctcctgagctgGCCAACCTTGAAGGGGCAGAAGAAGAAGACCCTGAGCTGCTCATAGACAACCAGAGCTGGTTGGACGGGGGGAGCGAACACGAGGTGGAGAAGGATGCGCAGCCAGGGCCCAAGCGTCGCTCACGGCAGCTCACTGAGGAGGACCTGCCTGTCAACGACTAC TCGGAGAACGGGCTGGAATTCCACCCGCTGTGGGATGAGCGCGGCTACTGCTGCGCCCAGTGCCGCCGTGCCAACCGCTACTGCCGGCGGGTCTGCGAGCCCCTCCTCGGCTACTACCCCTACCCCTACTGCTACCAGGGCGGCAGGGTCATCTGCCGCATCATCATGCCCTGCAACTGGTGGATCGCTCGGATGCTGGGCAGGGTGTAG
- the TNMD gene encoding tenomodulin isoform X1: MGGTARDSPEDCCFLDAEASKRRKRTCSRYQVCGLLFSVLLISLILIFFGVKYLRSPAPRKVYDMEHTFFSHGEKKKIVMEIDPLARTETFSSGNGSEEILEIHDFKNGITGIFFVGLQKCFIKTQTKVLPETTEAKIPELEGEEITTTYFEQSVVWVPGEKPIQNKEFLKSSKIFDICRNVTIYWIHPTPIAAPELANLEGAEEEDPELLIDNQSWLDGGSEHEVEKDAQPGPKRRSRQLTEEDLPVNDYQSENGLEFHPLWDERGYCCAQCRRANRYCRRVCEPLLGYYPYPYCYQGGRVICRIIMPCNWWIARMLGRV, encoded by the exons ATGGGAGGCACGGCTCGGGACAGCCCGGAGGATTGCTGCTTTCTGGAT GCAGAAGCATCCAAGAGGCGAAAGAGGACCTGCAGCAGGTACCAGGTCTGCGGGCTGCTCTTCAGCGTGCTGCTCATCTCTCTTATCCTGATATTCTTTGGTGTCAAATACCTCCGGAGCCCAGCGCCCAGAAAA GTTTATGACATGGAACACACATTCTTCAGCCACGGTGAGAAGAAGAAGATTGTGATGGAGATAGACCCGCTGGCCAGGACAGAGACCTTCAGCAGCGGGAATGGCAGTGAGGAAATCCTGGAGATCCATGACTTCAAAAAC GGAATAACTGGCATCTTCTTTGTGGGACTTCAGAAATGCTTCATCAAAACTCAGACTAAAGTCCTACCTGAGACTACAGAGGCCAAGATCCCGGAGCTTGAG GGAGAAGAAATCACAACCACGTACTTCGAGCAGTCCGTGGTCTGGGTGCCCGGGGAAAAGCCCATCCAGAACAAGGAGTTCCTGAAGAGCTCCAAGATCTTTGACATCTGCAGAAACGTGACCATCTACTGGATCCACCCCACGCCCATAGCAG ctcctgagctgGCCAACCTTGAAGGGGCAGAAGAAGAAGACCCTGAGCTGCTCATAGACAACCAGAGCTGGTTGGACGGGGGGAGCGAACACGAGGTGGAGAAGGATGCGCAGCCAGGGCCCAAGCGTCGCTCACGGCAGCTCACTGAGGAGGACCTGCCTGTCAACGACTAC CAGTCGGAGAACGGGCTGGAATTCCACCCGCTGTGGGATGAGCGCGGCTACTGCTGCGCCCAGTGCCGCCGTGCCAACCGCTACTGCCGGCGGGTCTGCGAGCCCCTCCTCGGCTACTACCCCTACCCCTACTGCTACCAGGGCGGCAGGGTCATCTGCCGCATCATCATGCCCTGCAACTGGTGGATCGCTCGGATGCTGGGCAGGGTGTAG
- the TNMD gene encoding tenomodulin isoform X5, producing MEHTFFSHGEKKKIVMEIDPLARTETFSSGNGSEEILEIHDFKNGITGIFFVGLQKCFIKTQTKVLPETTEAKIPELEGEEITTTYFEQSVVWVPGEKPIQNKEFLKSSKIFDICRNVTIYWIHPTPIAAPELANLEGAEEEDPELLIDNQSWLDGGSEHEVEKDAQPGPKRRSRQLTEEDLPVNDYQSENGLEFHPLWDERGYCCAQCRRANRYCRRVCEPLLGYYPYPYCYQGGRVICRIIMPCNWWIARMLGRV from the exons ATGGAACACACATTCTTCAGCCACGGTGAGAAGAAGAAGATTGTGATGGAGATAGACCCGCTGGCCAGGACAGAGACCTTCAGCAGCGGGAATGGCAGTGAGGAAATCCTGGAGATCCATGACTTCAAAAAC GGAATAACTGGCATCTTCTTTGTGGGACTTCAGAAATGCTTCATCAAAACTCAGACTAAAGTCCTACCTGAGACTACAGAGGCCAAGATCCCGGAGCTTGAG GGAGAAGAAATCACAACCACGTACTTCGAGCAGTCCGTGGTCTGGGTGCCCGGGGAAAAGCCCATCCAGAACAAGGAGTTCCTGAAGAGCTCCAAGATCTTTGACATCTGCAGAAACGTGACCATCTACTGGATCCACCCCACGCCCATAGCAG ctcctgagctgGCCAACCTTGAAGGGGCAGAAGAAGAAGACCCTGAGCTGCTCATAGACAACCAGAGCTGGTTGGACGGGGGGAGCGAACACGAGGTGGAGAAGGATGCGCAGCCAGGGCCCAAGCGTCGCTCACGGCAGCTCACTGAGGAGGACCTGCCTGTCAACGACTAC CAGTCGGAGAACGGGCTGGAATTCCACCCGCTGTGGGATGAGCGCGGCTACTGCTGCGCCCAGTGCCGCCGTGCCAACCGCTACTGCCGGCGGGTCTGCGAGCCCCTCCTCGGCTACTACCCCTACCCCTACTGCTACCAGGGCGGCAGGGTCATCTGCCGCATCATCATGCCCTGCAACTGGTGGATCGCTCGGATGCTGGGCAGGGTGTAG